Proteins from a single region of Sphingomonas sp.:
- a CDS encoding succinate dehydrogenase assembly factor 2, translating into MDRETHLKRLRFRAWHRGIKEADLLIGGFFDKYSGGWSEAERLLFEELLEEQDVDIMAWAIGAAPVPPRYAGTIMTALRTLTYVPIAE; encoded by the coding sequence ATGGACCGCGAGACCCATCTGAAGCGCCTGCGTTTCCGCGCCTGGCATCGCGGCATCAAAGAAGCCGATCTCCTGATTGGCGGCTTCTTCGATAAATACTCCGGAGGCTGGAGCGAAGCCGAGCGGCTGTTGTTCGAGGAACTGCTGGAGGAACAGGACGTCGATATCATGGCCTGGGCGATTGGAGCCGCGCCGGTTCCACCGCGTTATGCCGGCACGATCATGACCGCGCTCAGGACTCTCACCTACGTGCCCATCGCCGAATAA